Proteins from a single region of Heterodontus francisci isolate sHetFra1 chromosome 29, sHetFra1.hap1, whole genome shotgun sequence:
- the LOC137346245 gene encoding probable G-protein coupled receptor 139 has protein sequence MYLPIDSILKIYYPFLAVVGVVVNLLAIVILSRGKCGLSTCTTRYLVAMAMADLLVIITEVILWQISYYYFPGSFLDITPVCSVNAVLLFAAIDCSVWFTITFTFDRFVAICCQKLKTKYCTEKTAAVVLATTCILLCSKNVTFYFTYEPGKIIDNVPWFCVVKQSYFSEPEWVGFDWFDKVLTPLIPFALILLFNALTVRYILVASRVRKELRGQSKGENHSDPEMESRRKSVILLFTISGNFTLLWLVNVIEFLYYHITGTEHMDYTDSESIFQQVGWMLLTLSCCTNTFIYGATQSKFREQVKSAVKYPVTSIIQLMNEQNN, from the exons atgtatCTTCCAATTGACAGTATCTTGAAAATATATTACCCGTTTCTTGCTGTCGTTGGTGTtgttg ttaatttactggcgattgtgatcctgtcccggggaaagtgcggcctctccacctgcaccactcgctacctggtggccatggcaatggcggatctactggtcatcatcactgaggtcatactgtggcaaatcagttattattatttcccaggatctttcttggacatcacccctgtgtgtagtgttaacgcTGTCCTACTCTTTGcagccatagactgttctgtctggttcaccatcactttcacctttgatcgatttgtggccatttgttgccagaagctgaaaacaaaatattgcaccgagaaaactgcggctgtggttctggcaacaacctgcattctgctctgttcaaaaaatgtcactttctactttacatatgaacctggaaagataattgacaatgtaccgtggttctgtgttgTCAAGCAAAGCTATTTTTCAGAGCCcgaatgggtgggatttgactggtttgataaggttttaaccccattgatcccattcgctttaatcctgttgttcaacgctctgacagtcagatacattttagtggccagtcgagtccgtaaggaactgaggggtcagagcaagggagagaatcacagtgacccagagatggagagcagaaggaagtctgtgattttactcttcaccatatccggcaacttcacaCTTCTGTGGTTGGTAAATGTTATCGAATTCTTATATTATCACATTACAGGAACAGAACACATGGATTACACCGATTCGGAATctatatttcaacaagtcggatggatgctgctgactttaagttgctgcacaaacacatttatttacggggcgactcagtccaagttcagagagcaggtcaagagtgcggtgaaatatccagttacatcaattattcaattaatgaatgaacaaaacaactga